tctttgggaggctgaggcaggcgcatcacttcaggtcagaagttcgagaacagcctggctaatgtggtgaaacctggtctctaccaaaaatataaaaattagccaggtgtggtggcaggcacctgtaatcccagctactcgggaggctgaggcaggagaatcacttgaacccaggaggtggaggttgcagtgagccgagactgtgccactgcactccagcctgggcaacaaagtgagactctgtttcaaaaaaaaaaaaaaaaaagaaaaaagaaacaaacaaagtgctgggattacaggtgtgagtcactgtgcgcagtccttaaaaaaaaaaaaaaaaaaaaaaaaaacaacttggcaGCCACTTGATGATAGATGCTGTTCAACAGTACCTCAGCCTGGGCCAGGTGCTGGGCTCTGCCTTTCATGTGTATTATCTCAGTCAGGCCTCAGAACAGTCCTTTGAGGTGAGTACTGTTTTGGGGACGGGGAAGGTAAAACTTTTATATTCACAGGAGtatagaaaaacaagaatatatTAGCAAACATTCTTATTAGTTTATGTAAGTCATGGTAGTATAAGAACATGGTTGagactaggtgtggtggctcacacctgtaatcccagcactttgggaggccgaggtgggtggatcacgaggtcgggagttcaagaccagcctggccaagatggtgaaaacccgtctctactaaaaatacaaaaattagctgggcgtgattatgggcacctgtaatctcagctactcggtaggctgaggcagagaattgcttgaacctgggaggaagaggttgcagtgagccgagatctgcactactgcactccagcctgggcaacagaacaatactctgtcacaaaataaaataaaataaaataaaataaaataacatgtttgCAGGAATGAGATTGTATAAAAGGGCTCGTGAAAAGCAACGGTTCCCTCCCGTCCCCATCCCTGTCCccgtccctgtccctgtccccgtccctgtccctgtccctgctcTCCCAGAGATAAGTGGTTTTACTTGTTCCTTTTTGAAGTTAGGTAGATTCTGTGGTCCACATTTCCCATATTACTCACCTGAAAgtaataatactattattattattttgtttttggtagagatggggtcttgctatgttgcccagactggtctcgaactcctggcctcaagcaatcccctcaccttggtctcccaaagtgctgggattacaggtgtgatcactgctcctggcccactCTTAATATGATTATTACCCAGAATTAAGAGTCCCAAGCTCTTAtccttcattcattctctcactgGCCTTGGGCATGTAGCAGTGAGCAAGAGCACACACAGTCTGTGCCCTCGTGGTGAAGGCAAAAGACCTTAATCCAGAGAAGCACGTTCATCCCTGAGAAATTCCAGCCGCAGAAGTGCTGCAGGAGAGGGACTGAAGGATTTGACTCAGCGAGGCTGGGGATGGCAGCCCAAAGCAGCGAGGCCTGAGCTGCGATCAGAAGGAGAGGAGGGGCAATAACCAGCTGAGGGATAGGAGGTGGCATGTGCAGAGGCCCTGTGGTGGGGAGGGTGCGTGTGTGTGGATGTGCAGAGGGGGCTGGACGAAGGTCAGTGTGGCTCACGCTGTCCTGCTCCTTACCTCTGAGTTCCCTGAAAGCATCCTGTGCCTTCTGCTTGCTCGCTGCCGTGGCTGTGGACGGAGCGGGGAGCAGGCGTGGAGGCGGGGGCAGGACAGCTTGAATGAGAAGTGCCATCATATAGACCTCAGTGGGACTGGGTCTTCAGCTTCTGGACTTGGGGATCCCTTGTGCGTGGCTGGGGTCACATGGCCTGAGTTTCTGCAGGGCACTGCCTCGGGGGCAGGAGGGTTTGGGCTTGGGGAGGGTGGGCTCGCCCCCGGCAGCTGCCCATGGCGTGCCGTCCTTCCCTGTGCCCAGGTGAAGAAGATGGGCGGGCTTGGGCTTCTGGCCATGGACGTGCCCGAGGAGCTTGGCGGTGCTGGCCTCGATTACCTGGCCTACGCCATCGCCATGGAGGAGATCAGCCGTGGCTGCGCCTCCACCGGAGTCATCATGAGTGTCAACAACGTGAGCCCCCTCCCAGGCCCCTGGGACACACGGGTGGAGGGAGGCTCCCGTGAGCGGGCAGGCTCTGGCCTCGGCTCCCAGCCCTGATCTCTCTGGAGACGTCACAGGCCTTGGTCCTACTGGGTAGGCCCTGGACAGAACAGGCCCTGAGGTGCAGCCCGCAGGTGGGCAGGATGCGCCTGGGCCTGGGGCCTCCGACCGCTCCCCGCTGTCCTCCTAGTCTCTCTACCTGGGGCCCATCTTGAAGTTTGGCTCCAAGGAGCAGAAGCAGGCGTGGGTCACGCCTTTCACCAGTGGTGACAAAATTGGCTGCTTTGCCCTCAGCGAACCAGGTACCTGCCCTGTCCCCTCACCTGTCCTTAGGGTGACAGGcccagaggggaggagaggaaggtgcTAGGCCAACTGCCCACTGCTTCGGAGGCCAGAGGGGAGGCTCCCCGTGTGGTTGGTAGGGTGAGCGCTCTTGCCACCGCGGCGCTGGGAGGAAGATTGCCTTCGGGGTCCCCTGGTTTAAGACGCCAGCTCCTGCACACCCCCCTCGCCCTCTGGTCCCATCACTGAGAGCTTTGGGACCCTCATCTTTGGAGCCCGAGTCATAGGGTTTCGTGTCTGCCAGCAGGGGTGTGGAGGGAGTGAGGCTGGTGCCCTTAGGTTGTGTGGGGTGGGGCGTGCGCTGAGCCCTGGGTCTGTGTGGGCAGGGAACGGCAGTGATGCAGGAGCTGCGTCCACCACCGCCCGGGCCGAGGGCGACTCATGGGTTCTGAATGGAACCAAAGCCTGGATCACCAATGCCTGGGAGGCTTCGGCTGCCGTGGTCTTTGCCAGCACGGACAGAGCCCTGCAAAACAAGGTGGGCCCACCCAGAGAGGGGTTCAGCCGGATCCTGGGCTGCTGTCATTTCTGTTTCTAGGGCCTTCTCTCCTTGGCCCGACTGGACCTATTTTTGCTCTGGGGCAAGTGGGCTGTCCCTGTCCCTCCTCAGCTGCCACTGAAGCCTGCACCTTCCCCAGAAGCCGGCAGAGGGTGTCAAGGCCTGAGCTtctgagggaggtggggaggggaccGGGTTGGTGTTGGGTGTGCTGGTGTGAGGGTGTGGCTGAGGGGCAGCTCTGAGAAAACCACCCGCCTCTCCTTTCAGGGCATCAGTGCCTTCCTGGTCCCCATGCCAACGCCTGGGCTCACGttggggaagaaagaagacaaGCTGGGCATCCGGGGCTCATCCACGGCCAACCTCATCTTTGAGGACTGTCGCATCCCCAAGGACAGCATCCTGGGGGAGCCAGGGATGGGCTTCAAGATAGCCATGGTGAGCCCGGCAGTGGGGGTGGCACCTTGAGGCCAGGCCCGCGCCCCGGCTGGCGGGCCACTGACCAGGGCGGTCCCCACAGCAAACCCTGGACATGGGCCGCATCGGCATCGCCTCCCAGGCCCTGGGCATTGCCCAGACCGCCCTCGATTGTGCTGTGAACTACGCTGAGAATCGCATGGCCTTCGGGGCGCCCCTCACCAAGCTCCAGGTCATCCAGGTAATGGTGGCAGCTTTAGGAGCTGGGCCTAGAGGCTGGACAGCGGGCGGAGAGTGTGGCCTCCTGACTGCTCTCcgtcctcctccccctcccttctgTCCCCTGGAGGGGCAGCTGCTGACCTGTGGTGTGGGGTGGGGCTATTGCAGTTCAAGTTGGCAgacatggccctggccctggagAGTGCCCGGCTGCTGACCTGGCGCGCTGCCATGCTGAAGGATAACAAGAAGCCTTTCATCAAGGTGCCCACAGGGGTCCCCGAGCCATGGCCCAGAATGTGGTGGGCCCAGGGACGGGGAGAGGTTGGGGCGGGTCTCTGCTCCTTGGCCCCGTGGGTCAGAGGTGTGGGCCTGGGGTTTACAGCCCCATGGGGAGGCTCCACAGGCCTCCCCTGCTGAGGGAGTGGGGGAGCAGGGGATGGAGGGGTCCCCTCAAGGGAAGGCTCTGACTGTACCCCCATGTTTAGGAGGCAGCCATGGCCAAGCTGGCCGCCTCGGAGGCCGCGACCGCCATCAGCCACCAGGTGAGTGTCCACAGTGAGCTCTGAGGGGGCCAGCTGCCCCTTCTCCAGCTTTCCCCACGCCGGGGTCTTCTCCCTCCTGAGCCACTGTTCTCATCTCAGGCCATCCAGATCCTGGGCGGCATGGGCTACGTGACAGAGATGCCGGCAGAGCGGCACTACCGCGACGCCCGCATCACTGAGATCTACGAGGGCACCAGCGAAATCCAGCGGCTGGTGATCGCCGGGCATCTGCTCAGGAGCTACCGGAGCTGAGCCCGCGGCGGACTGCCCCAGGACTGCGGGAAGGCGCGGGAGCCAGGGGCCTCCACCCCAACCCCGGCTCAGAGACTGGGCGGCCCGGCGGGGGCTCCCTGGGGACCCCAGATGGGCTCAGTGCTGCCACCCAGATCAGATCACATGGGAATGAGGCCCTCCGACCATTGGCAGCTCCGCCTCTGGGCCTTTCCGCCTCCTCACCACTGTGCCTCAAGTTCCTCATCTAAGTGGCCCTGGCCTCCTGGGGGCGGGGTTGTGGGGGGGCTGAGCGACACTCAGGGACACCTCAGTTGTCCTCCCGCGGGCCCTGGTGCCCTGGCATGAAGGCCCAGTGCGACAGGCCCTTGGTGGGGTCTGTCTTTTccttgaggtcagaggtcaggAGCAGGGCTGGGGTCAGGATGACGAGGCCTGGGGTCCTGGTGTTGGGCAGGTGGTGGGGCTGGGCCATGGAGCTGGCCCAGAGGCCCCTCAGCCCTTTGTAAAGTCTGATGAAGGCAGGGGTGGTGATTCATGCTGTGTGACTGACTGTGGGTAATAAACACACCTGTCCCCCAGTCTGTGTCCTCGCCCTCTCCTGGGTGCTCCGGGGAGGGATGGTGGTCTCTGCACAGAGTCCTGCTCTCTGACAGTCTCACCCTGTGAGTGTTGGGGGTCTTGGGGAGGGGCCTGGCCACCTGGGAGGTTCCTGAGTTCCGGCAGAGGCCAGATTGGCCAAGGAGGCAGTTCAGGAATAGGAACTGGGTCCTGCAGGCCTCAGGGAGTGGcccctggggagggagggtgggccAGGCAGGGCCAGTGGGCTAGAAGGGGTTCTCTACGCAGGACCAGCCtccaggcaggaggaaggaaggcCCCAGATTGCCAGAGTCGGGGAGCAAAGCTGTGGAGGCCTCGAGCCCCAGGTGGGAGAACACAGAACCTCGAGAAGCAGCCATTGTGCTCACTAGCGCGCTCGGGGGCGGCCCTGGCCAGCCAGTGCGGGGGCTTGCCCTGGTCCTGGTGCCTGCAGGGCTTTCTCTGGGCAAAGGTGCCCCTGAAGCCAAGGTCCAAGCTCTTAACCCTCTGGGCCAGTGTCGATCTCAGCAGCTGGAAGAGAAAACAGTGAGCAAAGAAAGATTTCAAAGGAGGTGGGGACAGCCCTCCGCCGGGCAGGCAGGGCAGAGAGTCAAACTGGCATTGCTGGGAGGTCTCTGGAGGGAAGCGGGAGGGAGACGGTGACTTTAGGAGCTGTCATCAAAGGGGCGCCCAGGGACCCTGAGCCCCTGTTggggatggatttttttttagagacagaatctcactgtcacccaggcaggagtgcagtggcacaaccacagctTATCagaacctcaacctcccaggctcaagtgatcctcccgtctcggcctcccaggtaactgggactacaggtgcacactaccatggccagctaatttttaaattttttgtagagatggggtcttgctttgttgcccaggctggtcttgaactcctgggctcaagtgatcctcccacctcggcctcccaagtgggatttctgtgccaggtgctggtgCCCCGCAGCCGAAGGATCCAGCCTGGAGCTGCTGCTCTGCAGGGCAGCTCTGCCCTTGACCCCGCCCTGACCTGGGCCTGGTCCAGGGCCCCGGGGAATAGGAGTGCGCTTCTTTGAGCGAATTTAGGTCCTGATTTACCCCACAGGCAGGGTGTGCGCAGAGCCCACGGGTAGTGTGTTCCCTGCTAACGAGGCACACCTGTGGCTTCTGGGAAGCGCGTCCTCCTGGGCTCCCGAGGTCAGTGGCGTCCTGCGCAGTCTGCAGAAGTTTGGGTCCCTGGGCTTTCCTCCTGGCTCCAGGTAAGTGCCGCCTGCAGAAGTTTGGGTCCCTGGGCTTTCCTCCTGGCTCCAGGTAAGTGCCGCAGGGTCTTGGCTCCTGGCTCACACTCTCTCGGGGTCTCCTGATCTGCTCCTGTCCCTGCCCTGGGCTCAGGTGCAAGCCAAAGGTAGCAGAGCAGAGGGGGACCCAGGATGCTTCCAGAAGCAGCGCATTTGAGCCCTTCCACCTGGGGGCAGATGAAGGCCTGTCATTCCCTGTCCCCATGAGCCCGGGGACAGTGGGGAGGGGGTGTTTGGAGGCGCTGTGCCCCCGCCCGGCGAGGCAGCGCTGCTCCTGACGCAGATGCGGCGTGGGGTTGAGGTTGTCTTTGGGCCCTTCCTCCAGGTGATGGGGGAGAGGAACCCAAACAGCATTCATCCCAGGCTGGGGACCTGGCTGTCTTGGCTGGAGTTCAGGCCCCTCAGCTCCCCTGCCCTACCCGCTGAGAAGGGTCTGGGCCCTGGAGGGTCAAAGGTAGCCGACTTGAGCCACACCGCTCCCAGCAGGGCAGAGGGCTGGAGTCAGCACAGGCCGAGTGGCAGCCCTGGAGGGGTTTCTGCTTCTCAGACCTGCCCAGGGCTCGTTCAGGTGGCCACGAAGAGCCTTTCCAGGAAGTGCAGCCTCGGAGGCCTGGGGTCCTCCATTTCAGATGAAGCAACCCAGGCTCCGACCCAAGAGCCAGTCTGTGCACTCGGGGGCTTTGAGGTGCCGTCGTGGGTCCGGGGTCTGTCCTTCGGTGAGGGAGAGTCGGCACAAACCCTTGGCTTTGACGGGGTGCTGCCCGTTAGTGGAAGCTCCTCCTAACTTAGAACTGAATGTGGACTCTGCCCCCGGGCCACTGGAGCCCGAACTGTCCTAGAGCCCATGCCCCTCTGGATACAGTTTCCTCAGTGTAGATTTCCTAAGGACAAGGACGTTCACTTACAGAACAACAGGACCGTTTCCCACCCTGGTCAACTTTCACATCTGCACACTCCACTCGGATTGTGCCAGCTGGCACGGTGTCTGCGAAGTCAGCTCTTCTCAAGGTCCAGGGGCCTGCATTGCATGTAGCTGAGAGGCCACCTGTTTCCTTCCCTCTAGCCCTCTGGGACAAGTTCTCCAtgctttggttctttttttttttttttttggagatggagtctcgctctgttgccaggctggagtacagtggcgcaatctcggctcaccgcagcctccacatcccggtttcaagcgataaagcgattctcctgcctcagcctcccgagtagctggggttacaggcatgcgccaccacgcctggctaatttttgtatttttagtagagacgggctttcatcatgttggccaggctggtcttgaactcctgacctcaggtgatccgcccgcctcggcctcccaaagttctgggattacaggcgtgggccaccatgcctggcctgaattcaTACATTTCTAAGTGTGGCTTTTGCTTCATCTCATACATTTTAGTGTCATATTTTCCTTATTACTCAGTTTTCTGAGGCCCATTGTGCTTTCTATTTTGATTTATCAGTTATTTAGGAGAGTAttattatgttttgagacagggtctcttctcgcttgggctggagtgtagtggtataatcgcagctcaccacagccttgacctcccaggctcaggtgggcctcttacctcagcctcccaagtggatgggactacaggcgccaccacacctggctattttttgtatttttagtagagatggggtttcaccatctctactaaacatgtgaccagcccaggctagtctcaaactcttgggctcaagtgatctgcccgccttggcctcccagagttctgggattacaggtgtgagtcaccatgcctggccaaagagtattattttattaatatgggGTTTTCTGAGGTATtttttgttaatgatttttaaaaactgtgacgGAGTTTACAGttttaaccattttcaagtgtacactCAGTGGCATTAGGACATTCATCATGTTATGCAACCATTGCCACcatctagttccagaacattctcatcacccCAGCAGGAAACTCCATACCTACTGTTGCTGGTTTTTACCTTAATTGCATTGTGGTCTCAGCACATTTTCTGCactatttgaattttttgaaatCTGTTGAGATGTGCTTCACGGCACTAAGTTACTTTTTATGAAGATTGAATATTAGCAATTTGGTTTTTCCATGTTGATACGTGAAGTTCTAGTTCATTTATGTGGATGGCTGCATGGTGTCCCATGGGATAAACTATATTGAGGTAGTTTCCTGCTTTTTACTCTATAAACCATGATGCAGTGGACATTCTGGCATGTGTGTTTTTCTAATGTGAGAACTTGTGAGCATTTAAATCGAAGTGGGCTTGCTGGGCCTTAAGGCTGTTTATTTCTTCAGCTTcgccagatattgccaaatggcCCTCCAGAGGTTGGATCAGTGGTCGGATCACCCTCTATGCATATGCGAGGGTTGATGACGCGCATTCTCCCCGTTCCTTGGCACCCACAGATTTTACAAACGTTCTTCAATATGGTTGTGATTTTAACTTGCATCTCCCTGGTTTCTTGAGAAACTGCACGTCTTTTCACGTGGTGATTGGTCATTCTGGTTTCTGCTGTGAATTGctattgtctgtttcttctttggGTTGTAATTGATTTGTAATTGTCCCACGTGTTTACTCTTGATACTAATCATTTGTCAGATATCTGGTTGCAAAAGGACTCATACAGTGTGTGgttttccctttatttattatttttttttgagacagagtctcgctctgtagcccaggctggagtgcagtggtgtgatcttggctcactgcaagctccacctcctgggttcacgccattctcctgcctcagcctccggagtagctgggactacaggcacccaccaccacacccggctaattttttgtatttttagtagagacggagtttcaccgtgttagccaggatggtctcgatctcctgaactcatgatcggcccgccttggcctcccaaagtgttgggattacaggcgtaacgcaccgcacccagccttcccttttaaaaaatgggttcagccaggtgcggtggctcacgcctgtaatcccagcactttgggaggcggaggcgggtggatcacctgaggtcaggagttcgagaacagcctggccaacatggcaaaaccccatctctactaaaaatacaaaattagccaggcatggtggtgtgcgcctgtaatcccagctactcgggagactgaggcaggagaatcgcttgaacctgggaggtggaggttgcagtgagtggagattgtgccactgcactccagcctgggcaacagagcaagactcatcttaggaaaagaaaattttaaaaaatacagtttagtAGAAGGAATACGTTCTAGTGTTCACACAATATGGTGATTATTGTTATcagtattttttgtatatttcaaaacaactagAAGATTTAgtatgttctcaacacaaagaagcgatagatgtttgaggtgatggatacccagttaccctgatttgatcattaaacattttatgcatggatcaaaatatcacacgtaccccataaatatgtacaattattgtgtatcaggttaaaaaaaaaaaaggctcttatGTGTAGCAGAAGGGCAGACATGGTGCAGGCAGGCCAGAGACCTAACAGGAATTTGCAGAGCTCCAGAGCCTGAAGACTCAGCCCCGGCAGATTGCTTAGGCCAAGGGCAGGGGCGTGGGAAGGAAAACCTGGCATCCGGAAAACGGAGCCATCTGAACGGATGCCCCTGATGCTGCTCTCCAGCCCAAACTCTCCAGGGTGCAGAGGGTGGCTGCCTCTCCATAGGAAGGTGAGGGCTTCTGCTACTGGAAGAGTCTGCGGAAGCCGCTCCCAACAAGGCCACAGGTGCCCCTCTGCAGCGGCCCTCACCTCCTCTCCTGGCTGCCGGGCCCATGACTGCGGTCGAAGCCCAGTGTCACCCAGCTGGGGACAGGCTGGAGCTGATGAGAAAGCGACGCTACACTGGTATTGGTTTTCTACTCTAGCAACACATCACTACACGCTTAGTGGCTTGAAGAAATACCCATcttaaagggccaggcacagcagctcagccctgtaatctcagctcttcgggaggccgaggtgggaggatggcttgagcccaggagttcaagagcagcctgggcaacacagggagagcccatctctacaaaaaataaaaaataaattagctggacgcAGTGCCGCATATCTAgagtcctagctacacaggaggccaaggagggaagatcacctgaggccagggatgcaagaccagcctaggcaacatagtgagaccctgtctctacaaaaaaaaaaaaattagccaggctcagtgatgcatgcctgtactcccagctacttgggaggttaaattaggaggatcacatgaacccaggagttcgaggctacagcgagctgagattacaccactgcactccagcctgggcagcagagcaaggccctgtcaaaaaaccaaaaaaaaaaaaaaaccaaaaaaacaaacccatctcATAGTTTTCATGGTTCAGGAGTCTGGGCGTGGCTTAGCTGGATGCTCTGTCCAGGGTCTCACAAACTGAAAGCAAGGGActgcagtctcatctgaaacTCCGTTCCCTTCCACGCTCACGTGAGCAttagcaacatagcaaggccccatcttaaaaaaaaaaagataaacatataaatacTAAAAGAGTCCGAGGAAGTGAGACGGGCGAGTCAGGGGACTCATGTTTTTGGTACGAGATTTTAATacaatttgatttttgtgtattttatatttaatacacaaaatgaaaacatggcaTACCAAAACCTATCAtactcagccgggcgcggtggctcacgcctgtaattccagcactttgagaggctgaggtgggaggatcacgaggtcaagagattgagaccagcctggccaacatggtgaaacctcatctctactaaaaatacaaaaattagctgggcatggtggcatgcacctgtagtcccagctactcaggaggctgaggcaggagagtcgcttgcaccagggaggcagaggttgcagtgagccgagatagtgccactgtactccagcctgggcgacagagcaagactccgtctcaaaaaacaaaacaaacaaaaaaaaaaactatcatacTCATGCTGATGAAATTTAAAATCTACATAAATGATTTATCTTCCAGGAAAACAAATACACAGAATTGATTctagagaaggcagaaaaaacaaacaaacacaaaaaacagacCAGTAAGACTAGAACAAATTGAAAAGGAGTTAAACATTTGTCCCCACAAAAGGCATCTCCTAACAGAGTCAGTGGAAATGTAACTCAACTGGAATTGCCTCTCAGAGCAGGCGGAAGGGTAAATTGGTACAATTATTGAGGAGAAATGCTGTATTCCAACAATGAGCATACATacaactataaaaaagaatgaactactgacCATAAATTGCTAACATGGCTGAATCTTACAAATGTAACATTAAGCAAAAAAGGTTAGGCtcaaagctgggcacagtggcgtgcacctataaccctggctacttggaggctgaggtaggaggattgcttgaggatgctccagcagttggagaccaacctgggaaacataaggagacccccatctcaaaacaagcaaacaaagttaaatttaaaaaaaggtaggccagacatggtggctcacgcctgtaatcccagcactttgggagtccgaggcaggcgggtcatgaggttaggagatcaagaccatcctggctaacagagtgaaaccctgtctctactaaaaataacaaaaattagctgggcgtggtggcgtatgtctgtaatcccagctactcaggaggctgagtcaggagaatcgcttgaacccgggaggcggaggttgcagtgagccgagattgcaccactgtactccagcctgggggacagagcgagactctgtctcaaaaaagtttaTAGTCAAGACTTCATAATGTATTCACTGTATTACATGAATTTCAAATGCAAGCAAAACTAATCTGTGGTGACTGAAAttagaacagtggttaccttGGGGGCCACTGACAAGAGGCACAAGAGAAGCTTGCTGGGTGCTGGAAAGGTTTTATATTCTGATCCGAGTGGTGGTGGTTCAGGTATAGTCATGTGGAAAGAGTCACGAaggctgtacacttaaaataggtGGACATTAATGCTTCCagctcagtatttttttttttaataaaaaaaaaaaaacacggtaTCTGGCCCAGATGGCTCTATTGAGAGTTCTAAAAGAGGCAAGAGGAAAGGCCAAGGGTTTCCACAGTCTGCGTTTCTGTTGTGAGCAGGCCTGGCTTACTCAGTCTTTGCTGCTCTCTGGGAGTGCCTGGAGCTATGGCACTGACCTGGGACAAGCTGAGAAGGAAACTCTTGGAAGGTGCATGTAGTTACTGATGAATGTTAATCTGTAGGCCTGGTGCACTGGGGCAGGATGAGCAGCCTGTCAGATGTCAGAATGTTTAACATCAAGATTTAGGAtgtgcggccgggcgcggtggctcacgcctgtaatcccagcactttcggaggccgaggcgggcggatcacaagatcaggagatcgagaccatcctggctaacacggtgaaacccccgtctctactaaaaacaaaaacaaaaaattaggtgggtgtggtggcgggcgcctgtagtcccagctactcggggccgggggtgggaggctgaggcaggagaatggcgtgaacccaggaggcggagcttgcagtgagccaagatcgtgccactgcactccagcctgggggacagagacagactctgtctcaaaaaaaaa
This sequence is a window from Homo sapiens chromosome 12, GRCh38.p14 Primary Assembly. Protein-coding genes within it:
- the ACADS gene encoding short-chain specific acyl-CoA dehydrogenase, mitochondrial isoform 1 precursor (isoform 1 precursor is encoded by transcript variant 1), coding for MAAALLARASGPARRALCPRAWRQLHTIYQSVELPETHQMLLQTCRDFAEKELFPIAAQVDKEHLFPAAQVKKMGGLGLLAMDVPEELGGAGLDYLAYAIAMEEISRGCASTGVIMSVNNSLYLGPILKFGSKEQKQAWVTPFTSGDKIGCFALSEPGNGSDAGAASTTARAEGDSWVLNGTKAWITNAWEASAAVVFASTDRALQNKGISAFLVPMPTPGLTLGKKEDKLGIRGSSTANLIFEDCRIPKDSILGEPGMGFKIAMQTLDMGRIGIASQALGIAQTALDCAVNYAENRMAFGAPLTKLQVIQFKLADMALALESARLLTWRAAMLKDNKKPFIKEAAMAKLAASEAATAISHQAIQILGGMGYVTEMPAERHYRDARITEIYEGTSEIQRLVIAGHLLRSYRS
- the ACADS gene encoding short-chain specific acyl-CoA dehydrogenase, mitochondrial isoform 2 precursor (isoform 2 precursor is encoded by transcript variant 2); this translates as MAAALLARASGPARRALCPRAWRQLHTIYQSVELPETHQMLLQTCRDFAEKELFPIAAQVDKEHLFPAAQVKKMGGLGLLAMDVPEELGGAGLDYLAYAIAMEEISRGCASTGVIMSVNNSLYLGPILKFGSKEQKQAWVTPFTSGDKIGCFALSEPGPSLLGPTGPIFALGQVGCPCPSSAATEACTFPRSRQRVSRPELLREGISAFLVPMPTPGLTLGKKEDKLGIRGSSTANLIFEDCRIPKDSILGEPGMGFKIAMQTLDMGRIGIASQALGIAQTALDCAVNYAENRMAFGAPLTKLQVIQFKLADMALALESARLLTWRAAMLKDNKKPFIKEAAMAKLAASEAATAISHQAIQILGGMGYVTEMPAERHYRDARITEIYEGTSEIQRLVIAGHLLRSYRS